Proteins encoded in a region of the Marinococcus sp. PL1-022 genome:
- a CDS encoding ferredoxin — protein sequence MARYVTVDRDECIGCGHCEEIAPDIFELDDEGLAFVTLDENQGTQPMPEEKMDQLAEAFEECPTEAIQIADHPFNKPK from the coding sequence ATGGCTAGATATGTGACAGTCGACAGAGATGAATGCATCGGTTGTGGTCATTGTGAAGAAATAGCCCCCGACATTTTTGAACTTGATGACGAAGGCCTGGCTTTTGTGACGCTGGATGAGAATCAGGGCACGCAACCAATGCCCGAGGAGAAAATGGATCAATTGGCAGAAGCCTTTGAAGAATGCCCCACGGAGGCTATTCAAATAGCAGACCATCCATTTAACAAACCAAAGTAA
- the spx gene encoding transcriptional regulator Spx, with amino-acid sequence MVTLLTAPGRASCQKAKKWLQDHCIPFQERNILAHPLSVHEVKEIFRKTEKGTDDIVATRSKDFQALNIDWNTLTMQELFQLMSKYPGLVRKPLLYDDNHLQVGYSNEDMRQFIPKSTRSSYLQEAKTRLLAKEAPNG; translated from the coding sequence ATGGTCACGCTATTAACGGCACCGGGGCGTGCTTCTTGTCAAAAAGCCAAAAAATGGTTACAAGATCATTGTATTCCTTTTCAGGAAAGGAATATTTTAGCCCATCCCCTTTCGGTTCATGAAGTCAAAGAGATTTTTCGGAAAACAGAAAAAGGCACCGATGACATTGTAGCTACCCGCTCCAAGGATTTCCAGGCATTAAATATCGATTGGAACACGTTGACGATGCAGGAACTATTTCAATTAATGAGCAAATACCCCGGTTTGGTTCGAAAGCCCTTACTTTATGATGATAACCACTTGCAAGTAGGTTACAGCAACGAAGACATGCGCCAGTTTATTCCGAAGAGCACTCGCTCTTCCTATCTACAAGAAGCAAAAACTCGTTTACTCGCTAAGGAGGCTCCGAATGGCTAG
- a CDS encoding cytochrome P450, whose protein sequence is MDQSSDSVQTRVLGILSGKSREDPFSVFAEARAEGPVLSIPHPMGSEDNQAWLVPHMDEALQVLKDKKGFTVDPSYIDADGVREQLTDSVDEEAPDTFFTGTSMLFMDGLDHRRLRSLVSKAFTLKYMESLRPRVQEIADELLDNVEADGEMDLVKDYAYPLPINVISEMLGVPEGDRAQIQTWSSAIAQGMGWGRQDPAVTKHLEQFGKYTKQLVESKRQAPGDDLISKLVTMEEEDDRLSESELISMITLLIFAGHETTSNLIATGAFELFDHPEELQALKNDRSLVPGAVEELLRFNGPSTAVGPRYATQDTEIAGQPIAKGDMVLVLVKSANRDEKKFTEAEDLKIQREIDRHLAFGQGLHMCLGAPLARIEGDVAFSTLFQRLPNLQLKYPREEITWSFVLSSQGLESLPVTFSFQ, encoded by the coding sequence TTGGATCAATCCAGCGATTCTGTACAGACAAGAGTGTTAGGCATACTCAGCGGAAAAAGTAGAGAGGATCCCTTTTCGGTTTTCGCCGAAGCACGGGCGGAGGGCCCGGTGCTTTCGATTCCGCACCCGATGGGAAGCGAGGACAACCAGGCGTGGTTGGTGCCCCATATGGACGAAGCCCTGCAGGTACTAAAAGACAAAAAAGGGTTTACGGTCGATCCTTCTTACATTGATGCGGACGGGGTCCGGGAACAGTTAACCGATTCCGTTGATGAGGAGGCACCGGATACGTTTTTTACAGGAACATCTATGCTTTTTATGGATGGGTTGGATCACCGCCGTCTACGTTCCTTAGTGTCCAAAGCGTTCACGCTGAAATACATGGAAAGCCTCCGGCCGCGTGTGCAGGAAATTGCCGACGAACTGCTGGATAACGTGGAGGCGGACGGCGAGATGGATCTCGTGAAAGATTATGCGTATCCACTGCCGATTAACGTTATCTCGGAAATGCTCGGCGTGCCGGAAGGAGATCGGGCACAAATTCAGACGTGGTCTTCAGCTATTGCCCAGGGAATGGGATGGGGCAGGCAGGATCCAGCCGTCACCAAACACCTGGAGCAATTCGGGAAATACACCAAACAGCTGGTGGAAAGCAAGCGACAGGCTCCTGGAGATGATTTGATCAGCAAACTGGTAACCATGGAAGAAGAGGACGACCGGCTCAGTGAATCGGAGCTGATTTCCATGATCACCCTGTTGATTTTTGCCGGTCATGAAACGACGTCCAACCTGATTGCGACGGGAGCTTTTGAATTGTTCGATCATCCGGAAGAACTTCAGGCCTTAAAAAATGATCGCAGTCTCGTTCCGGGAGCAGTCGAAGAATTGTTGCGGTTCAATGGCCCGTCGACAGCTGTTGGACCACGTTATGCCACGCAGGATACCGAGATTGCCGGACAGCCTATTGCCAAGGGTGACATGGTGCTGGTGCTCGTTAAGTCAGCGAACCGGGATGAAAAAAAGTTTACGGAAGCGGAAGACCTGAAAATTCAGCGTGAGATTGATCGTCACCTGGCCTTCGGTCAGGGCCTACACATGTGTCTCGGAGCCCCTCTCGCACGGATCGAAGGGGATGTGGCGTTCTCCACGCTATTTCAACGACTGCCCAATCTGCAGCTGAAATATCCCCGTGAGGAGATTACATGGAGTTTCGTTCTATCTTCTCAAGGCCTCGAATCCCTGCCCGTTACTTTTTCCTTTCAGTAA
- a CDS encoding TetR-like C-terminal domain-containing protein produces the protein MKSISKTDRRVKYTKAALKHSLFALMEEKSITSITVTELCKHADINRNTFYAHYRSPNELLADIEKEFTRAFIHKVEQSLDRPRYNDLMYRLCVYLEQNKSTCRALVKLQSNREDVFTRIHHYFHPRIVQKWVQENSLDYSNVDALYVFIAGGSRALIEEWVETDFQQSPEEISSMIENIMITLHKHMLYN, from the coding sequence ATGAAATCTATATCTAAAACCGACCGGAGAGTAAAGTATACAAAAGCAGCTCTCAAGCATAGCTTGTTTGCATTAATGGAGGAGAAGTCCATTACATCTATTACAGTCACAGAGCTATGTAAGCATGCCGATATTAATCGAAATACCTTTTATGCTCACTATCGGTCGCCCAATGAATTGCTTGCTGATATTGAAAAAGAATTTACTCGAGCCTTTATTCATAAAGTGGAACAATCTCTCGACCGCCCCCGATATAACGATCTCATGTACAGGCTGTGTGTCTACCTCGAGCAGAACAAGTCTACCTGCAGGGCGCTTGTGAAACTGCAAAGCAACCGGGAAGATGTCTTTACGCGTATCCATCATTACTTTCATCCGCGCATCGTTCAAAAATGGGTTCAGGAAAACTCTCTGGATTACTCCAATGTGGATGCATTGTACGTATTTATTGCAGGGGGGAGCAGAGCTCTCATTGAAGAGTGGGTGGAAACGGACTTTCAGCAAAGTCCGGAGGAGATTTCGAGCATGATTGAAAATATTATGATTACCCTGCATAAGCACATGCTTTACAATTAA
- a CDS encoding peptide-methionine (S)-S-oxide reductase: MEVIYLAGGCLWGVQAFIKTLPGVELTEAGRANGSSYTLEDDYDGYAECVKTGFDPAVISIRELMEYLFEIIDPYSLNQQGEDTGEKYRTGVYSEKQEHLTEAEAFLRERADYDRIMVEVLPLTNYIKSAEEHQDRLDKRPGDYCHIPEGLLRKYSG, from the coding sequence ATGGAAGTAATATATCTTGCCGGCGGCTGCTTGTGGGGCGTGCAGGCGTTTATTAAAACGCTGCCTGGTGTGGAATTGACAGAGGCGGGCAGAGCAAATGGAAGCAGTTATACGCTGGAAGATGACTATGATGGCTACGCCGAATGCGTGAAAACGGGATTTGACCCTGCAGTGATATCAATCAGAGAGCTGATGGAATATTTATTTGAAATCATCGATCCGTACAGCTTGAATCAGCAGGGGGAGGACACAGGGGAAAAATATAGAACCGGCGTGTACAGCGAAAAGCAGGAGCATTTAACAGAAGCGGAGGCGTTTCTTAGGGAGAGAGCAGATTACGACCGTATCATGGTAGAGGTGCTGCCTCTGACAAACTATATCAAAAGCGCCGAGGAGCACCAGGACCGACTGGATAAGCGCCCCGGCGATTACTGTCACATTCCGGAAGGGTTATTGCGTAAATATAGTGGGTGA
- the cls gene encoding cardiolipin synthase, which translates to MENTIVSVFFAVLLVFNIFSAFVIVFLEKRNPTTAWAWLMLLFFLPIIGFVLYLIFGQNLTRKRLFDTSEMKSIGIEDLIQEQLHAVKNGSFSFSDGIAAKHRDLIYMHLKNNGALLTQLNDVQIFTDGRKKFDSLLRDIASARDHVHLQYYILRNDELGAQIIEALRKKAEEGVLVRVLYDDMGSRTLSKSDLSGIVEAGGETAAFFPKRLPLINLRLNYRNHRKLVIIDGHLGYIGGFNIGDEYVGLNKAFGYWRDTHLRIEGQTVKAMQTRFFLDWNQANSHHPIHYALHYFPASPNFGTSSMQIVSSGPDSEWEQIKNGYIKMINTAKHSVTIQTPYFIPDESLMDAIRIASLSGVDVRIMIPDKPDHPFVYWATYSHIGMILRAGARVYIYNNGFIHAKTITVDGEISSVGTANIDVRSFRLNFEINAFIYHAETTRDLTNAFLYDMETHASEVTLAEYEKRSLWIRSKEAVSHLLSPIL; encoded by the coding sequence ATGGAAAACACTATTGTATCTGTTTTTTTCGCTGTATTACTGGTTTTTAATATCTTTTCGGCATTCGTAATTGTTTTTCTTGAAAAACGGAACCCGACCACAGCCTGGGCCTGGCTAATGCTATTGTTTTTTCTTCCTATTATAGGCTTCGTGCTTTATTTAATCTTTGGGCAAAACTTAACCCGCAAGCGTCTATTTGACACGAGTGAAATGAAAAGCATCGGTATTGAAGATTTAATCCAGGAACAGCTGCATGCCGTAAAAAACGGGAGCTTTTCTTTTTCAGATGGAATCGCAGCCAAGCACCGGGATTTAATTTATATGCACTTAAAAAATAACGGGGCCCTCCTTACACAGTTAAATGACGTGCAAATATTCACAGACGGCCGAAAAAAGTTCGACTCCCTGCTTCGTGACATTGCCAGTGCCAGGGACCATGTGCATCTGCAATATTATATTCTGCGAAATGATGAGCTTGGAGCACAAATTATTGAAGCCCTCCGGAAAAAAGCTGAGGAGGGCGTCCTGGTTCGTGTGCTATATGACGATATGGGCTCAAGAACCCTGAGTAAAAGTGATCTTAGCGGCATCGTGGAAGCAGGCGGTGAAACAGCAGCTTTTTTCCCCAAGCGTCTGCCTTTGATTAATTTGCGCCTGAATTACCGTAACCACCGCAAGCTGGTTATTATCGATGGGCACCTTGGCTATATTGGCGGCTTTAATATTGGTGATGAGTATGTCGGTTTAAACAAGGCATTTGGTTATTGGCGTGATACACATCTAAGGATCGAAGGCCAGACAGTAAAAGCTATGCAGACCCGATTTTTTCTAGACTGGAATCAGGCAAACTCCCACCATCCTATTCATTACGCGTTGCACTATTTCCCCGCTTCTCCGAATTTTGGAACGAGCAGCATGCAAATCGTATCAAGCGGACCAGATTCGGAATGGGAACAAATTAAAAATGGCTATATTAAAATGATTAATACAGCCAAACATTCCGTAACAATTCAAACGCCGTATTTCATTCCGGATGAAAGTTTGATGGATGCCATTCGGATTGCCTCTTTATCCGGCGTCGATGTCCGAATTATGATTCCCGACAAGCCGGACCACCCTTTTGTTTATTGGGCAACATACTCGCATATCGGCATGATTCTGCGGGCAGGAGCTAGGGTTTATATTTATAATAATGGCTTTATCCATGCTAAAACAATCACAGTCGACGGTGAAATAAGCTCGGTCGGGACCGCCAACATTGATGTGCGCAGCTTCCGCTTAAATTTTGAAATCAATGCTTTTATCTATCACGCCGAAACCACCAGGGACCTGACCAACGCTTTTCTTTATGACATGGAGACTCATGCGTCCGAAGTCACGCTCGCGGAATACGAGAAACGGTCCCTGTGGATCCGCAGCAAGGAGGCTGTTTCGCATCTCTTATCACCCATTTTATAA
- a CDS encoding PadR family transcriptional regulator: MNERSQLLKGILEGCILAVISRETVYGYELAVKLQQQGIDVKEGSIYPLLLRLQKEKLIHGEMKASGSGPNRKYYTLTPAGEASLEAFRENWKALKQPVDQLLDEEES; the protein is encoded by the coding sequence ATGAATGAGCGAAGCCAGCTGTTGAAGGGCATTTTGGAAGGGTGTATTTTAGCTGTTATTTCCCGGGAGACCGTCTATGGCTACGAGCTGGCGGTCAAGCTGCAGCAGCAGGGAATCGACGTTAAGGAAGGGTCCATTTATCCGCTGCTTTTGCGGCTGCAGAAGGAAAAGCTGATTCACGGGGAAATGAAGGCTTCAGGCAGCGGACCGAACCGGAAATACTATACATTGACCCCGGCGGGAGAAGCTTCACTCGAGGCGTTTCGTGAGAACTGGAAGGCTCTGAAGCAGCCCGTTGATCAATTACTGGACGAGGAGGAATCGTAG
- a CDS encoding DUF1129 family protein, producing the protein MSTLVEENNEKRNQLNKENKKIYEDMMVYIRLSFNKSDQETEEVLMELLDHLLVLQAEGRNSSELFGSDPRQYAKDIVGELPQTVPRKMMALFVMGICYFLSVYMLSTGLIQTILSYGFQQLEPTKSYSLGTTAIIIILGSITISVVGYSVFRYIKWSCFRDISKIKEFLVTGFLFGIVPGTVFFAMYYWLPPLGPTLTVPVYWLGIAGAVFLLVAEILRRKN; encoded by the coding sequence GTGAGTACGTTGGTGGAGGAAAACAACGAAAAGCGAAATCAATTAAATAAAGAAAACAAGAAGATATACGAAGATATGATGGTGTATATCCGCCTTTCATTTAATAAAAGTGACCAGGAAACCGAAGAGGTGCTGATGGAGCTGTTGGATCATCTTCTCGTTTTGCAGGCAGAGGGGAGAAACAGTTCGGAGCTTTTTGGATCCGACCCCAGGCAGTATGCGAAGGATATTGTCGGCGAGCTGCCTCAGACAGTGCCCAGAAAAATGATGGCATTGTTTGTAATGGGTATTTGTTATTTTTTAAGTGTATATATGCTGTCTACTGGATTGATACAAACAATTCTTTCGTATGGTTTTCAGCAGTTGGAGCCAACGAAATCGTACAGCCTGGGCACGACTGCAATAATTATTATCCTTGGGAGCATCACAATATCGGTCGTGGGATACAGTGTATTTCGTTATATTAAGTGGTCTTGTTTCCGGGATATTTCGAAAATAAAGGAATTCCTGGTAACAGGTTTTCTATTCGGTATCGTTCCGGGAACAGTATTTTTTGCAATGTATTACTGGCTGCCTCCGCTGGGACCGACGTTAACCGTTCCGGTATATTGGCTGGGGATAGCTGGAGCAGTGTTTCTACTGGTGGCTGAAATATTGCGGAGGAAAAATTAA
- a CDS encoding helix-turn-helix transcriptional regulator translates to MENQVKTVRRQAGWTQQQLSDATGITRQTVILIEKGTYNPSLHLCLEICYALDRTLDDLFWIEKERRTDEKNYR, encoded by the coding sequence ATGGAGAATCAGGTCAAAACTGTACGCAGGCAGGCGGGGTGGACGCAGCAACAGCTGTCTGATGCTACAGGGATAACGCGCCAAACGGTTATCCTCATCGAAAAAGGAACATACAACCCCTCTTTACATTTATGTCTGGAAATATGCTATGCCCTGGACCGGACCCTTGATGATTTATTTTGGATCGAAAAGGAGCGACGTACTGATGAAAAAAATTACAGATGA
- a CDS encoding CHRD domain-containing protein, giving the protein MKKRVIVPLASVFAVTSFAGTASADHEGLEFMVDLTPEAETKDVDSDAMGEAHFEVSEDGESIMYSVHAEDLDNAVAGHLHSGAEGEDGPVELFLFENEEPMDYDGEVATGTLTEDDLVGDMTWEEFSMGLVAGDVYANLHTEEYPDGEIRGQLDEQAQEAAMMPEEMPQTGMGGTSDTGGMTGLWAGIAALAVGGAALFMRRRSEA; this is encoded by the coding sequence ATGAAAAAACGCGTTATTGTACCATTAGCATCCGTATTTGCGGTCACCAGCTTTGCCGGTACCGCTTCAGCCGACCACGAGGGACTTGAATTTATGGTGGACTTAACGCCAGAGGCGGAAACCAAGGACGTCGACAGCGACGCGATGGGAGAAGCACACTTTGAAGTGAGCGAAGACGGCGAGTCCATCATGTATTCGGTCCATGCTGAAGATCTGGATAACGCCGTTGCCGGACACCTGCACAGTGGTGCTGAAGGCGAAGACGGTCCTGTCGAGTTGTTTTTATTCGAAAACGAGGAACCAATGGATTATGACGGGGAGGTTGCTACCGGCACGCTGACCGAGGATGACCTGGTCGGCGACATGACCTGGGAGGAATTCTCCATGGGACTTGTCGCAGGTGATGTTTATGCGAATCTCCACACCGAAGAATACCCGGATGGCGAGATCCGCGGCCAGCTGGATGAACAAGCACAGGAGGCAGCCATGATGCCGGAGGAAATGCCTCAAACCGGTATGGGCGGCACCAGTGACACTGGCGGTATGACCGGACTCTGGGCAGGTATTGCTGCCTTGGCAGTTGGCGGAGCAGCACTATTCATGCGCCGGAGAAGTGAAGCTTAA
- a CDS encoding copper amine oxidase, with protein sequence MIGKKFILGATAATLMVPTTAMAADNGSSEQMPMADMQEMKDMSAGDVRASFDQLLSEHFVLAVLSMQKQYDDAPDAEEVQMNLNKNADDMQMAITSLYGEEAGQQFGDLFREHNEYTTDIVEATKNDNEAGLEDAEAEIQTFADELSTLLSDATGGELPQEAAEEALIAHEGDVQSAFDNYVAEDYQAAYTDYREGYARMFDIGETVSDAVVKGMPDQFDQNTTNTAADDLRSNLNMLAGEHFSLAVLEMQKGVNQQDDYDFVTWAEDGNTEDFRAAITSIYGEEAGVQFMDIWQGEHIDAQSDIVAATLEEDDEARQAAEDELKMFSEDFGAFLGGATEENLPTEAAQDAVWMHESQVLDTYDNYMNEDYEATYDSFREGYAFMFGIGKNLGGAISTQMPEQFGTDMMMEDGEMMPAEMPQTGMGGTANGNSPWAWVFASVAMTALAGAFMFRKNLAK encoded by the coding sequence ATGATTGGTAAAAAATTTATTTTAGGTGCAACAGCGGCTACCCTGATGGTGCCGACAACCGCAATGGCAGCAGACAATGGCTCCAGCGAGCAGATGCCGATGGCCGATATGCAGGAGATGAAGGACATGTCCGCCGGAGACGTCCGGGCGTCGTTTGACCAGCTGTTATCGGAGCACTTCGTGTTAGCCGTGCTGTCGATGCAGAAGCAGTATGACGATGCGCCGGATGCCGAGGAAGTTCAAATGAACCTGAACAAGAATGCCGATGACATGCAGATGGCGATTACATCGCTTTACGGTGAAGAAGCCGGCCAGCAGTTCGGCGATCTGTTCCGGGAGCATAACGAATACACCACGGATATTGTGGAAGCCACCAAAAACGACAATGAAGCCGGGCTCGAAGACGCCGAAGCCGAAATTCAAACCTTTGCCGATGAGTTGAGCACGCTGCTCTCGGATGCGACCGGTGGGGAACTGCCGCAGGAAGCAGCCGAGGAAGCCCTGATCGCCCATGAAGGCGATGTGCAGAGTGCGTTTGATAACTACGTGGCCGAAGATTACCAGGCGGCCTATACGGATTACCGGGAAGGTTACGCCCGCATGTTTGACATCGGCGAAACGGTCTCGGACGCGGTCGTAAAAGGCATGCCGGATCAGTTTGACCAGAACACGACCAATACCGCCGCAGATGATCTTCGTTCGAACCTGAACATGCTGGCTGGCGAACATTTCAGCCTGGCCGTCCTGGAAATGCAGAAGGGCGTGAACCAGCAGGACGATTATGACTTTGTCACCTGGGCCGAGGACGGTAACACGGAAGACTTCCGGGCGGCGATCACCTCCATCTACGGCGAGGAAGCCGGCGTGCAGTTCATGGATATCTGGCAGGGCGAGCATATTGATGCCCAGAGCGATATCGTAGCTGCTACACTGGAAGAAGACGATGAAGCTCGTCAGGCCGCTGAAGATGAATTAAAAATGTTCTCGGAAGACTTTGGTGCCTTCTTAGGCGGAGCGACGGAGGAAAACCTTCCGACGGAAGCTGCGCAGGATGCCGTATGGATGCATGAAAGCCAGGTACTAGACACGTACGATAACTATATGAACGAAGACTATGAAGCCACCTACGATTCCTTCCGGGAAGGCTATGCCTTTATGTTTGGCATCGGCAAGAACCTCGGAGGCGCAATCTCCACGCAAATGCCGGAGCAGTTCGGAACGGACATGATGATGGAGGACGGCGAAATGATGCCGGCAGAAATGCCGCAAACCGGCATGGGCGGTACGGCGAATGGCAATAGTCCATGGGCCTGGGTATTCGCGTCTGTCGCGATGACGGCTCTTGCAGGAGCATTCATGTTCCGTAAAAACCTGGCCAAATAA
- a CDS encoding class F sortase has product MTKRRIKFLILAAMMFVAIGLGIQYAQQALFSSPAETTVLSEGEGVSDPEENEEPGESSSSQKVEEFVQVTDNTEANEKTEEAEEMELAAPSTLSIPSIDVEADLEGVGVLDNGQMGVPDSAEGVGWFEPGVTPGEQGNAVMAGHVDSKSGPAVFFDLEDMKAGDDVNVTNEDGQELTFTVTKVVSYPRQDAPIENIFGASDGRHLQLITCTGTFNQEQGTHDERLVVYTELTKESEEALMNDGDEASDPPPSPDNVSLQGSLVKWHAVRDEDIAGYRVYRQEEGGDDFTRVASVDAHERKSYTETEEGAFTYHVTAVDTEGVESKPSEDVSMEE; this is encoded by the coding sequence GTGACCAAACGACGAATCAAATTCCTGATACTTGCTGCGATGATGTTTGTGGCCATCGGCCTGGGGATTCAATACGCGCAGCAGGCCCTGTTCTCCTCTCCGGCGGAAACCACGGTATTATCCGAGGGAGAGGGCGTGTCGGATCCGGAAGAAAACGAAGAACCGGGGGAAAGCTCGTCCTCGCAGAAGGTGGAAGAGTTTGTTCAGGTGACAGATAATACCGAAGCGAATGAAAAAACAGAAGAAGCAGAGGAAATGGAGCTGGCCGCTCCTTCGACGCTTTCGATTCCATCAATTGATGTGGAAGCCGACCTGGAAGGCGTGGGCGTACTGGATAACGGCCAGATGGGCGTACCGGATTCGGCGGAGGGCGTCGGCTGGTTTGAACCGGGCGTCACCCCGGGAGAACAAGGCAATGCAGTGATGGCCGGCCATGTGGACAGTAAAAGCGGCCCGGCCGTGTTTTTCGATCTGGAGGACATGAAAGCCGGAGACGATGTGAATGTCACGAATGAGGACGGCCAGGAGCTGACCTTTACGGTGACAAAAGTGGTGAGCTATCCACGGCAGGATGCACCGATTGAGAATATTTTTGGTGCCAGCGACGGCCGGCACCTGCAGCTGATTACGTGCACCGGCACCTTTAATCAGGAGCAGGGCACGCACGATGAACGGCTGGTCGTTTATACCGAGCTCACCAAGGAGAGCGAAGAAGCCCTGATGAACGATGGCGACGAAGCATCGGATCCGCCGCCGTCCCCTGACAATGTCTCTCTCCAGGGATCGCTTGTGAAATGGCATGCGGTGCGGGATGAGGACATTGCCGGTTACCGGGTATACCGCCAGGAAGAGGGCGGGGATGATTTCACCCGGGTGGCGAGCGTGGATGCACATGAGCGCAAAAGCTACACGGAAACAGAGGAAGGAGCCTTCACGTACCATGTGACGGCTGTCGACACCGAAGGAGTGGAATCGAAGCCTTCGGAAGACGTATCCATGGAAGAGTAA
- a CDS encoding copper amine oxidase, with the protein MNWKRTALALPLSAAVVIPTAPGVASADSHEGESNTEMSEEMMASVSTPAGDLRAQLDHYLSEHAYLAVTTMQKGADGAEDFEESAAALEANTKDLSNTIASVYGDEAGQQFEEMWSEHIGYFVDYVNATDAGDEAAKQEALDNLKDYREEFSQFLDDATNGGVDAEAASEGLEMHVNQLIGSFDSYVAGDYEEAYSLASDAMEHMYGVSENLSVAIADQFPEKYNNTNPDTPAVDLRSDMNFLFSEHAALAVTAMQKGGAGAEDFGAAAGILNQNTQELSEEIESVYGEEAGQQFEEMWSEHIGYFVDYVEATGAEDEAAQQEALDNLDSYRMEFSKFMEEATGGELQSDALAEGLQMHVNQLIGAFDSYTMEEYDMAYEDVREAYGHMFGVGEGVSGAIVAQYPEQFESEMMPEEMPKTGMGGTAQNVSPWGIAAGSMALVMAGIALMKRRREA; encoded by the coding sequence ATCAACTGGAAACGTACGGCGCTGGCACTGCCATTATCTGCAGCTGTCGTGATCCCGACAGCACCGGGAGTGGCATCCGCCGACAGCCACGAAGGCGAAAGTAATACGGAAATGTCCGAAGAAATGATGGCCTCGGTATCGACGCCGGCGGGCGATCTTCGGGCCCAGCTGGATCATTATTTATCTGAGCATGCCTACCTTGCCGTTACCACGATGCAGAAAGGCGCAGATGGCGCAGAGGATTTTGAAGAATCTGCTGCCGCTCTGGAGGCCAATACGAAAGACCTTTCCAATACGATTGCTTCGGTTTACGGGGACGAAGCCGGGCAGCAGTTTGAAGAGATGTGGAGCGAGCATATCGGTTATTTCGTTGATTATGTTAACGCGACCGATGCGGGAGACGAAGCTGCCAAGCAGGAAGCGCTCGACAACCTGAAGGATTACCGCGAGGAATTTTCCCAGTTCCTGGATGATGCGACAAACGGCGGCGTGGACGCTGAGGCTGCCTCCGAAGGACTGGAAATGCACGTCAATCAGCTGATCGGCTCGTTTGACAGCTACGTGGCTGGAGACTATGAAGAAGCTTATTCGCTGGCCAGTGACGCGATGGAGCATATGTACGGGGTAAGTGAAAACCTGTCAGTCGCGATTGCGGACCAGTTTCCGGAAAAATATAACAACACCAATCCGGATACGCCGGCTGTCGATCTGCGCTCTGATATGAACTTCCTGTTTTCTGAGCATGCGGCCCTTGCGGTAACTGCGATGCAAAAAGGCGGTGCAGGCGCGGAGGATTTCGGCGCTGCAGCGGGCATCCTGAACCAGAATACGCAGGAGCTTTCAGAAGAAATTGAGTCTGTGTACGGCGAAGAAGCCGGACAGCAGTTTGAAGAAATGTGGAGCGAACACATCGGCTATTTCGTGGATTATGTAGAAGCGACCGGTGCAGAGGATGAAGCAGCCCAGCAGGAAGCATTGGATAACCTTGATAGCTATCGGATGGAATTCTCCAAATTTATGGAAGAAGCGACCGGCGGGGAGCTGCAATCCGATGCTCTGGCGGAAGGCCTGCAAATGCATGTGAACCAATTGATTGGCGCCTTTGACAGCTATACTATGGAAGAATATGATATGGCCTATGAAGATGTCCGTGAAGCCTATGGCCATATGTTTGGTGTAGGGGAAGGCGTTTCGGGAGCTATCGTAGCCCAGTATCCGGAGCAGTTTGAAAGTGAAATGATGCCGGAAGAAATGCCGAAAACCGGCATGGGCGGCACAGCACAGAATGTTAGTCCATGGGGCATCGCTGCCGGAAGCATGGCGCTTGTGATGGCAGGTATTGCACTCATGAAGCGCCGCAGAGAAGCCTAG